Proteins encoded by one window of Chryseobacterium foetidum:
- a CDS encoding winged helix-turn-helix transcriptional regulator, with translation MKKNELMAYSCPLGKAMAALGSKWKPIIVLVIKDRKLRFGELAARINVISRKVLTDQLREMETDGLVIREEFKEIPPRVEYSLTEKGLALLPIMFQLEEWEAKYPDKKYDKDCIVTA, from the coding sequence ATGAAAAAGAATGAACTGATGGCATACAGCTGTCCGCTCGGGAAAGCGATGGCGGCATTGGGAAGTAAGTGGAAACCCATTATCGTGCTGGTGATTAAAGACCGCAAACTTAGGTTTGGTGAGCTTGCCGCACGCATCAATGTGATTTCCAGGAAGGTGCTTACAGATCAGCTGAGAGAGATGGAAACCGATGGTCTGGTCATTCGCGAGGAGTTTAAGGAGATCCCGCCGCGGGTGGAATATTCGCTGACTGAAAAGGGCTTGGCTCTTTTGCCTATCATGTTTCAGCTTGAAGAATGGGAAGCAAAATATCCCGATAAAAAGTATGATAAAGACTGTATTGTTACAGCATAA
- a CDS encoding NADH:flavin oxidoreductase → MSTQSLFKPFTYKNLELKNRIVMAPMTRAQSDNGVPTQKIADYYARRAEAEVGLILSEGTVIDRPASKNIQNIPDFYGTEALKGWKNVIDAVHENGGKMGPQIWHVGDTRSSEDYPLVEMEKASTMTLEDIKDTIAKFAESAKAAKDLGFDVLEIHGAHGYLIDQFFWEGTNTRTDEYGGKTIAERNRFAVDVVKAIRAAVGEEFTIILRLSQWKQQDYTARIANTPTEMEEWLLPLKEAGVDIFHCSQRRFWEEEFEGSDLNFAGWAKKITGQPTITVGSVGLDGDFMKAFAGEGTEKKTDFSELTRRLERGDFDLVAVGRAILQDPEWVLKIKDNKTEELENFSAESLAVLY, encoded by the coding sequence ATGAGCACACAATCGTTATTTAAACCATTTACATACAAAAATTTAGAACTCAAAAACAGAATCGTCATGGCTCCGATGACCAGAGCACAATCTGACAATGGAGTTCCGACACAGAAGATAGCAGATTATTATGCAAGAAGAGCAGAAGCTGAAGTTGGATTAATTCTTTCTGAAGGAACTGTAATCGACAGACCGGCTTCAAAAAACATTCAGAATATCCCGGATTTCTACGGAACTGAAGCATTAAAAGGCTGGAAAAATGTAATTGATGCTGTACACGAAAATGGCGGAAAAATGGGACCACAGATCTGGCACGTTGGAGATACCAGAAGTTCAGAAGACTATCCTTTGGTAGAAATGGAAAAAGCTTCCACTATGACATTGGAAGACATTAAAGACACCATCGCCAAATTTGCAGAATCTGCGAAGGCTGCCAAAGATTTAGGCTTCGATGTTTTGGAAATACACGGAGCACATGGATATTTAATTGACCAGTTTTTCTGGGAAGGAACCAATACAAGAACCGATGAATACGGTGGAAAAACCATTGCGGAGAGAAACCGTTTTGCTGTAGATGTTGTAAAAGCGATCAGGGCAGCAGTTGGGGAGGAATTCACTATTATTTTAAGACTTTCTCAATGGAAACAGCAGGATTACACGGCAAGAATCGCTAATACGCCTACGGAAATGGAGGAGTGGCTGTTGCCATTAAAAGAAGCAGGAGTCGATATTTTCCACTGTTCACAGAGAAGATTTTGGGAAGAAGAATTTGAAGGTTCTGATCTGAATTTTGCAGGTTGGGCAAAGAAAATTACAGGTCAGCCAACCATTACAGTAGGTTCTGTAGGTCTTGATGGCGATTTTATGAAAGCTTTCGCAGGAGAAGGAACAGAAAAGAAAACCGATTTTTCTGAACTGACACGCAGACTTGAGAGAGGCGATTTTGACCTTGTAGCCGTAGGAAGAGCAATCCTTCAGGATCCTGAATGGGTTTTAAAAATCAAAGACAACAAAACAGAAGAACTCGAGAATTTCTCGGCAGAAAGTCTTGCAGTATTATACTAA